In Populus alba chromosome 1, ASM523922v2, whole genome shotgun sequence, a single window of DNA contains:
- the LOC118061439 gene encoding ADP,ATP carrier protein, mitochondrial, which yields MADSRQQPSVMQKMASQVHHSSSFSQGFQRPALHQRQFAYGNYSNAGFQYAMTRACQSTPDMSLIASSTSPVFVQAPSEKGLASFAIDFLMGGVSAAVSKTAAAPIERVKLLIQNQDEMIKTGRLSEPYKGIGDCFSRTMKDEGMVSLWRGNTVNVIRYFPTQALNFAFKDYFKRLFNFKKDRDGYWKWFAGNLASGAAAGSSSLLFVYSLDYARTRLTNDSKAAKKGGERQFNGLVDVYKKTMQSDGIAGLYRGFNISCVGIIVYRGLYFGMYDSLKPVVLTGKMQDSFFASFALGWVITNGAGLASYPIDTVRRRMMMTSGEAVKYKSSFDAFSQILKNEGAKSLFKGAGANILRAVAGAGVLAGYDKLQMIVFGKKFGSGGA from the exons ATGGCTGATAGCCGCCAGCAACCATCTGTCATGCAAAAGATGGCAAGCCAGGTCCATCACAGTTCTAGCTTTTCCCAAGGCTTTCAGAGACCTGCTTTACACCAAAGGCAGTTTGCATATGGAAATTATTCCAATGCAGGATTCCAGTATGCGATGACAAGGGCATGCCAATCCACCCCTGATATGTCATTGATTGCATCATCTACCTCACCAGTATTTGTCCAGGCCCCATCAGAGAAAGGCTTGGCTAGCTTTGCTATTGATTTTCTTATGGGTGGAGTTTCTGCAGCTGTGTCCAAAACTGCTGCTGCTCCCATTGAGCGTGTGAAGCTCTTGATCCAAAACCAGGATGAGATGATCAAGACTGGTCGACTCTCTGAACCATACAAGGGAATTGGAGATTGTTTCAGCAGAACAATGAAAGATGAGGGGATGGTGTCATTGTGGAGAGGAAACACTGTCAATGTCATCCGTTACTTCCCCACTCAG GCCCTGAACTTTGCATTCAAAGATTACTTTAAGAGGCTTTTCAACTTCAAGAAGGACCGTGATGGCTATTGGAAGTGGTTTGCTGGTAATTTGGCATCTGGTGCTGCTGCTGGTTCCTCATCACTACTCTTTGTCTATTCTTTGGATTATGCCCGAACCCGTCTTACAAATGATTCCAAGGCTGCAAAGAAGGGAGGGGAGAGGCAATTCAATGGCTTGGTTGATGTCTACAAGAAGACTATGCAATCAGATGGTATTGCTGGGCTTTACCGTGGATTTAACATTTCATGCGTTGGTATTATTGTGTACCGTGGTCTGTATTTTGGAATGTATGATTCTTTGAAGCCAGTGGTCCTAACTGGAAAGATGCAG GATAGCTTCTTTGCTAGCTTTGCTCTTGGTTGGGTCATCACCAATGGTGCTGGACTTGCATCCTATCCAATTGACACTGTCCGCAGAAGAATGATGATGACATCCGGTGAAGCTGTTAAGTACAAGAGCTCCTTTGATGCATTCTCTCAGATCCTCAAGAACGAGGGTGCTAAATCCCTCTTCAAGGGTGCTGGTGCAAACATCCTCCGTGCTGTTGCTGGTGCCGGTGTGCTTGCCGGATATGACAAGCTTCAGATGATTGTGTTTGGGAAGAAGTTTGGTTCTGGTGGGGCCTAA